In Streptomyces sp. NBC_00569, a single genomic region encodes these proteins:
- a CDS encoding SDR family NAD(P)-dependent oxidoreductase: MNAPPPSATELFSLEGRTAIVTGASAGLGARFAAVLAQAGATVFAAARRIDRLKELADSDARIQPVACDVSVEADRTRLVDTALTTTGRIDILVNNAATSGETRAHDETPDAFADVLGVNLTAPFHLARLTAEASAGESTGGASGRSIINVSSILGLVSAAPLGGASYSASKAGLIGLTRELAGQWGRAGIRVNALAPGWFRTEMTADLFGDERSSRWIERNTLLRRGGHGHELDGALLFLASDASSYCTGQVLTVDGGWTAR; the protein is encoded by the coding sequence GTGAACGCGCCACCGCCGTCCGCCACCGAGCTGTTCTCCCTGGAGGGCCGGACGGCCATTGTCACCGGCGCCTCCGCGGGACTCGGCGCCCGCTTCGCCGCCGTCCTCGCACAGGCCGGCGCCACTGTCTTCGCCGCCGCCCGCCGCATCGACCGGCTCAAGGAACTCGCCGACTCCGACGCGCGCATCCAGCCCGTCGCCTGCGACGTCTCCGTCGAGGCCGACCGTACGAGGCTGGTGGACACGGCACTGACCACCACCGGCCGCATCGACATCCTGGTCAACAACGCGGCCACCTCCGGCGAGACGCGCGCACATGACGAGACCCCGGACGCCTTCGCCGACGTCCTCGGCGTCAACCTCACCGCGCCCTTCCACCTCGCCCGGCTCACCGCCGAGGCATCCGCCGGGGAAAGCACGGGAGGCGCGAGCGGCCGGAGCATCATCAACGTCTCCTCCATCCTCGGCCTCGTCTCCGCCGCGCCCCTCGGCGGCGCGAGCTACTCGGCGTCCAAGGCCGGACTCATCGGCCTGACACGGGAGTTGGCGGGTCAGTGGGGTCGTGCGGGAATTCGGGTCAACGCCCTCGCACCCGGCTGGTTCCGCACGGAGATGACCGCGGACCTCTTCGGCGACGAGCGTTCCAGCCGCTGGATCGAGCGCAACACCCTGCTGCGGCGCGGCGGCCACGGTCACGAACTCGACGGCGCGCTGCTGTTCCTGGCCTCGGACGCGTCCTCGTACTGCACCGGGCAGGTCCTGACCGTCGACGGCGGATGGACCGCGCGATGA
- a CDS encoding enoyl-CoA hydratase-related protein, which produces MSVQVEIQDDGLARVTLRRPEAGNAIDLATARGLLDAAHACERVAVRVVLLTGEGKSFCVGGDLREFAQLSGEVLEKHLGAVTGALHDALRVFAALDAPMVAAVQGAVAGAGIGLAAAADVTLAADNATFTAAYTGIGYAPDAGVSWTLPRLIGPKRALDLLLTNRRLPVAEAASIGLVSRVVAADQLTAEAVRTAEALRDGPTAAFGVTRRLVAAGLTSGLGTHLDRESRALAAAATSAVGREGVAAFLGKRAPNFTGVTPND; this is translated from the coding sequence ATGAGCGTCCAGGTCGAGATCCAGGACGACGGCCTCGCCCGGGTCACCCTGCGCCGCCCCGAGGCCGGCAACGCCATCGACCTGGCGACGGCCCGCGGCCTGCTGGATGCGGCCCATGCCTGCGAACGTGTGGCCGTGCGGGTCGTGCTGCTCACCGGCGAGGGGAAGTCCTTCTGCGTCGGCGGCGACCTCAGGGAGTTCGCCCAGCTCTCCGGCGAAGTGCTGGAGAAGCACCTCGGCGCGGTCACCGGCGCGCTGCACGACGCCCTGCGCGTGTTCGCCGCGCTCGACGCGCCCATGGTCGCCGCGGTCCAGGGAGCCGTCGCGGGCGCGGGCATCGGCCTGGCCGCGGCCGCCGACGTGACTCTCGCCGCCGACAACGCCACATTCACCGCCGCCTACACCGGCATCGGCTACGCGCCGGACGCCGGAGTGAGCTGGACGCTGCCGCGCCTCATCGGGCCCAAGCGCGCCCTGGACCTGCTGCTGACGAACCGGCGGCTGCCTGTGGCGGAAGCCGCCTCGATCGGACTCGTGAGCCGGGTCGTCGCTGCGGATCAGCTGACAGCCGAGGCCGTGCGGACAGCCGAGGCCCTGCGCGACGGCCCCACCGCCGCCTTCGGCGTCACCCGGCGGCTCGTCGCCGCCGGTCTGACCTCCGGCCTCGGCACGCACCTCGACCGCGAGTCCCGCGCGCTCGCCGCCGCGGCCACGTCCGCCGTGGGCCGCGAAGGCGTCGCCGCGTTCCTCGGCAAGCGGGCGCCGAACTTCACCGGCGTCACCCCTAACGACTGA
- a CDS encoding acetyl-CoA C-acetyltransferase, with product MSEAFIVGAVRTPVGRRKGTLSGVHPADLGAHVLSALIERAGVDPGAVDDVYFGCVSQIGAQTGNIARTAWLSAGLPQHVPGTTIDRQCGSSQQAVHFAAQAVGSGAADLVIAGGVEAMSLVPIASPMFVGEQAGMGSPFAGEGWREHFGDQEVSQFRGAELIAEKWGVTREDMERFALSSHQRALASQAAGDFDDEITPAFGLSADEGPRVDTTLEKMAGLKTLREDGRLTAAVSSQISDGAAALLIASEEAVRRHGLTPLARVHATAVVGSDPIHMLTGPIPATEKVLDKAGLAIDDIDLVEINEAFASVVLAWQMEIGAAHEQVNAFGGAIALGHPLGATGARLMTTLVHQLRRTGGRYGLQTMCEGGGMANATVLERL from the coding sequence GTGTCGGAAGCATTCATCGTCGGAGCCGTCCGCACCCCGGTCGGCCGCCGCAAGGGCACGCTCAGCGGCGTGCACCCCGCGGACCTCGGCGCGCATGTGCTGAGTGCGCTCATCGAGCGCGCAGGCGTCGACCCGGGCGCGGTCGATGACGTGTACTTCGGGTGTGTCAGCCAGATCGGCGCCCAGACCGGGAACATCGCCCGCACCGCGTGGCTGTCGGCGGGCCTGCCCCAGCACGTGCCCGGGACCACCATCGACCGGCAGTGCGGCTCCTCCCAGCAGGCCGTGCACTTCGCCGCGCAGGCGGTCGGGTCCGGCGCCGCCGATCTGGTGATTGCCGGGGGTGTGGAGGCAATGAGCCTGGTGCCCATCGCCAGCCCGATGTTCGTCGGCGAACAGGCCGGTATGGGCAGCCCGTTCGCGGGCGAGGGCTGGCGCGAGCACTTCGGGGACCAGGAGGTCTCGCAGTTCCGGGGCGCCGAGCTGATTGCCGAGAAGTGGGGCGTCACCCGTGAGGACATGGAGCGGTTCGCGCTCTCCAGCCATCAGCGGGCGCTCGCCTCGCAGGCGGCCGGCGACTTCGACGACGAGATCACCCCGGCCTTCGGGCTGAGCGCCGACGAGGGCCCGCGCGTCGACACCACCTTGGAGAAGATGGCGGGCCTGAAGACCCTGAGGGAGGACGGCCGGCTCACCGCCGCGGTCTCCAGCCAGATCTCCGACGGAGCCGCCGCCCTGCTGATCGCCTCCGAGGAGGCTGTACGCCGCCACGGCCTGACCCCGCTGGCCCGCGTGCACGCCACGGCCGTGGTCGGCTCCGATCCGATCCACATGCTGACCGGACCGATCCCCGCGACCGAGAAGGTGCTCGACAAGGCCGGCCTCGCGATCGACGACATCGACCTGGTCGAGATCAACGAGGCCTTCGCCTCCGTGGTCCTCGCCTGGCAGATGGAGATCGGCGCCGCCCACGAGCAGGTCAACGCCTTCGGCGGGGCGATAGCGCTCGGTCATCCGCTCGGCGCCACGGGCGCCCGGCTCATGACCACACTCGTTCACCAGCTGCGCAGGACCGGGGGGCGCTACGGTCTGCAGACGATGTGCGAGGGCGGCGGCATGGCGAACGCCACCGTGCTCGAACGTCTCTGA
- a CDS encoding TetR/AcrR family transcriptional regulator, with translation MTRIVEPEAGPRSKRAAILAAAVDCFGEAGFEATKWSTVAERVGIGQTALYHYFESKTHCLLTIMRLELERSHDQFVAATTDAEGPVEALRAAVRAAYDVSPHEVLQMRILQNHMDLLSGSRRSKREEAERVAARQLVQVVERDWTNLLVKGMSQGAFPLRDAQLLGAGVLGLIVSVWRWYRPSGATPLSEISELIEGACVRMVAA, from the coding sequence ATGACAAGGATCGTTGAACCGGAGGCCGGACCGAGGTCCAAGCGCGCGGCCATTCTCGCGGCCGCTGTGGACTGCTTCGGCGAAGCCGGCTTCGAGGCCACCAAGTGGTCCACCGTGGCGGAGCGGGTCGGTATCGGACAGACCGCCCTCTACCACTACTTCGAGTCGAAGACGCACTGCCTGCTCACCATCATGCGGCTCGAACTGGAGCGCTCCCACGACCAGTTCGTGGCAGCCACCACGGACGCCGAGGGCCCCGTCGAGGCGCTGCGCGCCGCAGTCCGGGCGGCGTACGACGTCTCCCCGCACGAGGTCCTGCAGATGCGCATCTTGCAGAACCATATGGACCTGCTCTCGGGTTCGCGCAGGTCCAAGCGCGAGGAGGCCGAGCGCGTCGCGGCCCGCCAGCTCGTGCAGGTCGTCGAGCGGGACTGGACGAACCTGCTGGTGAAGGGCATGTCCCAGGGCGCGTTCCCGCTGCGGGACGCGCAGTTGCTGGGCGCGGGCGTGCTCGGTCTGATCGTCAGCGTGTGGCGCTGGTACCGGCCGTCCGGAGCCACTCCGCTTTCCGAGATCAGCGAGCTGATCGAGGGCGCCTGCGTGCGGATGGTCGCCGCCTGA
- a CDS encoding ABC transporter substrate-binding protein — MRRRTTRALIAALAAMLAVVASACGTKNPSAVGDDNVIKIGAWYPLTGALASFGIPERAGADAYFKSVNAAGGINGRKIDWVVKDSAFDPQQTVQVARRLVDQDGVVAIVAANGTAQSQATFPFVLDQRKVPVLNPLGGDATWYQPARDGLFGLQTLYEDQAAALGDWVARDGAKKVLVVHSDPAAFVNVAKEIGPAAHKVDPSVRVKQLKVKFQTSDYSPVISKVKAEKPDAVVMILASAEAASYLKEAKLQGLSTPVYGYAPVAAQSTLTLAGKAAEGVRAVQLVKSPNDDDPAVEEFRAAMAKYEKGQPADFITLWGWEAAKAFVEIAKTIDGPVTSKALTAAYDKAKAVDTGVGPVLNFSTDNHLGTRDVQKVVVRNGRWESQGDFFTPPTRD; from the coding sequence ATGCGACGCCGCACGACACGCGCGCTCATCGCCGCACTCGCCGCCATGCTCGCCGTGGTGGCCAGCGCCTGCGGCACCAAGAACCCCTCGGCGGTAGGGGACGACAACGTCATCAAGATCGGTGCCTGGTACCCGCTCACCGGTGCCCTCGCATCCTTCGGCATCCCTGAACGGGCAGGTGCTGACGCGTACTTCAAGTCCGTCAACGCCGCCGGCGGGATCAACGGCCGCAAGATCGACTGGGTCGTCAAGGACAGTGCCTTCGATCCGCAGCAGACCGTGCAGGTGGCCCGCCGCCTCGTGGACCAGGACGGAGTCGTCGCGATCGTCGCGGCCAACGGCACCGCTCAGTCCCAGGCCACGTTCCCCTTCGTCCTGGACCAGAGGAAGGTGCCGGTGCTGAACCCGCTGGGCGGGGACGCGACGTGGTACCAGCCTGCCAGGGACGGACTGTTCGGTCTGCAGACCCTCTACGAGGACCAGGCGGCCGCGCTCGGGGACTGGGTCGCGCGCGACGGAGCCAAGAAAGTGCTGGTCGTGCACAGCGACCCGGCCGCCTTCGTGAACGTCGCGAAGGAGATAGGCCCCGCCGCCCACAAGGTCGACCCGTCGGTCCGGGTGAAGCAGCTGAAGGTCAAGTTCCAGACCTCCGACTACAGCCCGGTCATCAGCAAGGTGAAGGCCGAGAAGCCCGACGCGGTCGTGATGATCCTCGCGTCCGCCGAGGCCGCCTCGTACCTCAAGGAGGCGAAGTTGCAGGGACTGTCCACTCCCGTGTACGGCTACGCGCCCGTGGCCGCCCAGTCCACGCTCACGCTGGCGGGCAAGGCGGCCGAAGGGGTCAGGGCGGTGCAGCTGGTCAAGTCGCCGAACGACGACGACCCCGCGGTCGAGGAGTTCCGTGCGGCGATGGCGAAGTACGAGAAGGGGCAGCCGGCCGACTTCATCACCTTGTGGGGCTGGGAAGCCGCCAAGGCTTTCGTGGAGATCGCCAAGACGATCGATGGTCCGGTCACCTCCAAGGCCCTGACCGCCGCGTACGACAAAGCCAAAGCGGTCGACACCGGGGTCGGACCGGTCCTGAACTTCTCCACGGACAACCACCTCGGCACCCGCGACGTACAGAAGGTCGTCGTCAGGAACGGGCGCTGGGAGTCGCAGGGCGACTTCTTCACCCCGCCGACCCGCGACTGA
- a CDS encoding nuclear transport factor 2 family protein encodes MASVLRAYMARMDSEQPETALELLAPDFRFRIALPNREETGWSRDDFAAYISGRNAVERTHEILRHSSDGDLETVYGVVVESGKAVGSFLSAAVITPGGQMARYQSYFTTTYDLIEFPEQS; translated from the coding sequence ATGGCCAGTGTGTTGCGCGCCTATATGGCACGGATGGACAGCGAGCAGCCCGAGACGGCTCTCGAACTCCTCGCGCCCGACTTCCGTTTCCGTATCGCCCTGCCGAACCGTGAGGAGACCGGCTGGTCCAGGGACGACTTCGCGGCGTACATCTCCGGCCGCAACGCCGTAGAGCGGACCCACGAGATCCTCCGGCACAGCTCCGACGGCGACCTGGAGACCGTGTACGGAGTGGTCGTCGAGTCCGGCAAGGCCGTCGGATCCTTCCTCTCCGCCGCCGTGATCACGCCGGGCGGACAGATGGCGCGCTACCAGTCGTACTTCACCACGACCTACGACCTCATCGAGTTTCCGGAGCAGTCATGA
- a CDS encoding EthD domain-containing protein, which translates to MYNLVLLAARPPEWTHERFIDWWRGDHAELTYRLPGLRAWRHTEIDQALEPRSEGWDGISVLSFDSPEALKKALASPEWADAVAQVGDMKGRRIAVMGGEAEMFTA; encoded by the coding sequence ATGTACAACCTCGTTCTGTTGGCCGCCCGCCCGCCGGAGTGGACGCACGAGCGGTTCATCGACTGGTGGCGCGGCGACCACGCGGAGCTGACCTACCGGCTGCCCGGTCTTCGCGCATGGCGGCACACCGAGATCGACCAGGCTCTGGAGCCGCGCTCCGAGGGCTGGGACGGGATCTCCGTGCTCAGCTTCGATTCCCCGGAAGCTCTGAAGAAGGCGCTCGCGAGCCCGGAGTGGGCGGACGCGGTGGCCCAGGTGGGTGACATGAAGGGCCGCCGGATCGCGGTGATGGGCGGCGAGGCGGAGATGTTCACCGCCTGA
- a CDS encoding class I adenylate-forming enzyme family protein: MRQVVQEFQRRAEQADFVAVIDDSGSHTARELLAQAGRLASAMSAGAGDECGGTVMLQADNSWRTVAGALAVGLGGGVLAVVNRHTTRAEFAAAFEDIRPDAVVAEPSAMAEWGVSELLKGEAGTAFTSDPVLDGWTCHAVPGQREVGRWSGGVLIGLTSGSTGRPKGVVQSEGALRYAGTSTIEINGLTRGDAVAAIVPLSSTAAYCFGVYLALLLGGPLVLMTKWDRAVALRRMAEAQVRWTMCVPTMALQMGAEAAGSGILGGVRAITVGGGPMDRGALARAEQSLGTKILRVFGMSECLGHTSPRPDEPEEIRLGRDGCPFPGTDLRAVTPEGDPAGPGVSGRAQVRGPSLFVGYARDGKVEAPALTEDGYFPTGDLLMTHDDGTVTIMGREKDIIIRGGRNIDITEIERAVASYPRVARACVAAVPDEVLGERIALLVVTEDGGDIDLAEVTGHLDSVGLSRTKWPEFVYGIEELPQTKVGKLDRSGARELAHRLRTQTPGPA, encoded by the coding sequence ATGCGACAGGTAGTGCAGGAGTTCCAACGACGGGCCGAGCAAGCGGACTTCGTCGCTGTCATCGACGACTCGGGCAGCCACACGGCGCGCGAGCTGCTCGCCCAGGCGGGCCGGCTCGCGTCGGCGATGTCTGCCGGCGCGGGCGACGAGTGCGGCGGGACCGTCATGCTCCAGGCCGACAACTCATGGCGGACCGTCGCGGGCGCGCTGGCCGTGGGCCTCGGCGGCGGGGTTCTGGCGGTGGTGAACCGGCACACCACACGTGCCGAGTTCGCGGCCGCCTTCGAGGACATCCGCCCCGACGCCGTGGTCGCCGAGCCCTCGGCGATGGCCGAATGGGGGGTGTCCGAGCTGTTGAAGGGCGAGGCCGGGACCGCCTTCACCTCGGACCCGGTGCTCGACGGCTGGACCTGTCACGCCGTGCCCGGGCAGCGGGAGGTGGGCCGCTGGTCGGGCGGCGTCCTCATCGGGCTGACCTCCGGCTCGACCGGGCGCCCCAAAGGCGTCGTCCAGTCCGAGGGGGCCCTGCGCTACGCGGGCACGAGCACCATCGAGATCAACGGCCTGACGCGCGGCGACGCGGTGGCCGCGATCGTCCCGCTGTCGTCGACGGCCGCGTACTGCTTCGGCGTCTATCTCGCACTTCTCCTGGGAGGTCCGCTCGTCCTGATGACGAAGTGGGACCGGGCCGTCGCGCTGCGGCGGATGGCCGAGGCACAGGTCCGCTGGACCATGTGCGTGCCGACCATGGCCCTGCAGATGGGGGCCGAGGCGGCCGGCTCCGGCATTCTCGGGGGAGTCCGCGCGATCACCGTGGGGGGCGGCCCGATGGACCGTGGCGCCCTCGCGCGCGCCGAACAGTCCCTGGGTACGAAGATCCTGCGCGTCTTCGGCATGTCCGAGTGCCTCGGCCACACCTCACCCCGCCCCGACGAACCCGAGGAGATCCGGCTCGGCAGGGACGGCTGCCCCTTTCCCGGCACGGACCTGCGCGCCGTCACCCCCGAGGGCGACCCGGCCGGACCGGGGGTGTCGGGCCGGGCGCAGGTGCGCGGCCCCTCCCTCTTCGTCGGCTACGCACGCGACGGCAAGGTCGAGGCGCCGGCACTGACCGAGGACGGCTACTTCCCCACCGGCGACCTGCTGATGACCCATGACGACGGGACCGTCACCATCATGGGCCGCGAGAAGGACATCATCATCCGCGGCGGCCGGAACATCGACATCACCGAGATCGAGCGAGCCGTCGCCAGCTATCCACGGGTCGCACGGGCCTGCGTCGCGGCCGTCCCGGACGAGGTGCTCGGCGAACGCATCGCGCTGCTCGTCGTCACCGAGGACGGCGGCGACATCGACCTGGCGGAGGTGACAGGCCACCTCGACAGCGTCGGCCTGTCCCGGACCAAGTGGCCCGAGTTCGTCTACGGGATCGAGGAGCTGCCGCAGACCAAGGTCGGCAAGCTCGACCGGTCCGGGGCCCGCGAACTGGCCCACCGGCTGCGCACGCAGACTCCCGGCCCGGCCTGA
- a CDS encoding MBL fold metallo-hydrolase, with product MTTRFDQGPWAAAGIQTVQPGVHRVPLPLPNDGLHAVNVYLLENLAEDDGIVMIDGGWAIPEARKALEEALAAIGRDLGDISHILVTHIHRDHYTNAVELRRLLGSRVYLGAGERPGLEMLDRLRSDEPAGSLETLRRAGAGDLADRVQAMHHGGYDPSVWEAPDRWLGAETLSFGDRALRVVPTPGHTRGHVVFLDEERGLMFSGDHVLPHITPSIGFELAEPGGKPLADYLDSLHLMTQYADARLLPAHGPVTDSAHTRVAELLTHHDDRLAKSLAALGDGTLDAHAVARALGWTRREVPFGELSEFNQMLAVNETAAHLDVLVLRGRCTVAFRDGVNRYTRVR from the coding sequence ATGACCACGCGGTTCGACCAGGGCCCATGGGCCGCAGCCGGAATCCAGACCGTGCAGCCCGGGGTACACCGCGTTCCCCTGCCGCTGCCGAACGACGGACTGCACGCCGTCAACGTCTATCTGCTGGAGAACCTGGCGGAAGACGACGGCATCGTCATGATCGACGGCGGCTGGGCGATCCCCGAGGCGCGCAAGGCACTTGAGGAGGCCCTCGCCGCCATCGGCCGCGATCTCGGCGACATCAGCCACATCCTGGTCACACACATCCATCGCGACCACTACACGAACGCCGTCGAGCTGCGCCGACTCCTTGGCTCGCGTGTGTACCTGGGCGCGGGTGAGCGCCCGGGTCTGGAGATGCTGGACCGGCTGCGCAGCGACGAACCCGCGGGCTCGCTGGAGACGTTGCGCAGGGCGGGCGCCGGCGACCTGGCCGACCGCGTCCAGGCGATGCACCACGGCGGCTACGACCCGAGCGTGTGGGAGGCCCCCGACCGCTGGCTCGGCGCGGAGACCCTGAGCTTCGGCGACCGTGCACTACGCGTCGTACCAACTCCTGGACACACCAGAGGACATGTGGTCTTCCTGGACGAAGAGCGCGGACTGATGTTCTCCGGGGACCACGTCCTGCCGCACATCACGCCGTCCATCGGCTTCGAACTGGCCGAGCCCGGGGGCAAGCCGCTCGCCGACTACCTGGACTCCCTGCACCTGATGACCCAGTACGCGGACGCGCGCCTGCTGCCCGCGCACGGACCGGTCACCGACAGCGCCCACACCCGCGTCGCCGAGCTGCTCACGCACCACGACGACCGGCTGGCGAAGAGCCTGGCGGCGCTGGGTGACGGCACACTCGATGCCCATGCGGTGGCACGCGCACTGGGCTGGACGCGCCGCGAGGTGCCCTTCGGTGAGCTCAGCGAGTTCAACCAGATGCTCGCGGTCAACGAGACGGCGGCGCACCTGGACGTGCTCGTGCTGCGGGGCCGGTGCACGGTGGCGTTCCGGGACGGGGTGAACCGGTACACGCGCGTGCGGTGA
- a CDS encoding SDR family NAD(P)-dependent oxidoreductase yields MRDRLSGQIALVTGATGGIGDAVSRRLAAEGAAVVVTDVDAGRCEEMAKELTAGGARALGLALDVSDEAAWRDAVERVVAELGGLTVLVNNAGIAEMRTVETETQESWDKVIAVTQGGVWLGMKHGGPAIERSGGGSIVNVASIFGTVGGFGSQFSYHAAKGAVRLMTKNAALHWATRGVRVNSIHPGFIETPLSRELWLGTPRHTAMVEGTPMARLGSPHEVAGAVAFLASEDASFVTGSELYVDGGWTAR; encoded by the coding sequence GTGCGAGACCGACTGTCCGGACAGATCGCCCTCGTCACCGGAGCCACCGGCGGCATCGGAGACGCCGTGTCGCGGCGGCTGGCGGCGGAGGGCGCCGCGGTCGTGGTGACCGACGTCGACGCCGGCCGCTGCGAAGAGATGGCGAAGGAGCTGACGGCCGGCGGGGCGCGAGCGCTCGGCCTCGCCCTGGACGTCAGCGATGAGGCCGCGTGGCGCGACGCGGTCGAGCGGGTGGTCGCCGAACTGGGCGGCCTGACGGTACTCGTCAACAACGCGGGCATAGCGGAGATGCGGACCGTGGAGACGGAGACGCAGGAGTCCTGGGACAAGGTCATCGCGGTGACGCAGGGCGGAGTCTGGCTCGGCATGAAGCACGGCGGACCGGCGATCGAGCGCTCCGGTGGCGGCTCGATCGTCAACGTCGCATCGATCTTCGGCACGGTCGGCGGCTTCGGCAGCCAGTTCTCGTACCACGCGGCCAAGGGCGCGGTCCGGCTGATGACCAAGAACGCGGCCCTGCACTGGGCCACGCGCGGCGTCCGCGTCAACTCGATCCACCCCGGCTTCATCGAAACGCCCCTGTCCCGCGAACTGTGGCTGGGCACGCCCCGGCACACCGCGATGGTCGAGGGCACGCCCATGGCCCGCCTCGGCAGCCCCCACGAGGTCGCGGGGGCGGTCGCGTTCCTGGCCTCGGAGGACGCAAGCTTCGTCACCGGCTCCGAGCTGTACGTGGACGGCGGCTGGACGGCGCGCTGA